AAAAGGTGCGCAACCCCAAGTCCGGTGCCGGGTCCGACGATGCTGATGGTACCCGTTGCGCCCAACGGCTGGTCGGGACCGCACAGATGCGTGAAATGGGCTGGTTCTGCCTGCGCAACGGCATGGCCCACCGCTTCGAAATCATTGACGAGCGCAAAGGTTTCGACCTTCAACTTCTCACGGATCAGCGCGGGACGGATGATCCAGGGATTGTTGGTGAACTTGATCACCTCGCCGCCCACCGGACCAGCGATGGCGATCGCCACAGCATTGGGGACCGCACCGTCAAGCGTTTCACCATAGGCCTCCCACGCCGTCTGGAAAGACGCATGTTCGGCAGTTTTCATGGTCATGGGCTCGCCAAGCGAAACAACCCTGCCATCCGCCACTTCAGCCAGCGCAAAACGGGCGTGCGTGCCGCCAATATCGATCGTGACAATCTGCATCACAGGCCTGCTTCCGCAAGCATCGCAGAGCCGCCTTTTTCAGCTTCGTCTGCGAAATGGCGCATCACCGCGAACAGTTCGCGTGCGCAGCCCGGTTCGAACGGCGGCTGTTTCGCGTCTTCGCGTGCAGCCCATTCGGCAGGCTCGACCAAGGCTTCCAGACTGCCCTGATGCGCGCAAAGGCGCACGACATCGCCATCGCGCAGTTTGGCGAGCTGCCCACCCTTTGCAGCCTCTGGGCTGATATGGATCGCGGCAGGCACCTTGCCGCTCGCGCCGGACATGCGGCCGTCGGTGACCAGCGCAACCTTGTACCCCTTATCCTGCAACACGCCCAACGGTGGCGTCAGCTTATGAAGTTCGGGCATGCCATTCGCTGCCGGGCCTTGGAACCGAACGACGACGACGACATCTCGGTCAAGTTCCCCCGCCTTAAAGGCGGCCAGCACGTCATTCTGATCGGCAAAGACACGCGCCGGTGCCTCAATCGTCCAACGGCTTTCATCGACGGCGCTGGTCTTGAAAGTCCCGCGTCCCAGATTGCCTGTAACCAACCGCATTCCGCCGTCGGCGCAGAAGGGATCTGCAACGCTGCGCAATATGCTTTCATCACCCGTTTTTTCAGGTGCCGGATCCCAGACGAGGCTATCGCCATTCATACGCGGCTCCTGCGCCCCAGCGCGCAGTCCGCCGCCATAAACAGTCAGAATATCATCATGGACAAGGCCTGCATCGAGCAGTTCTCGAATGACAAAGGGCATCCCGCCGGCCGCAGCAAAATAATTCACGTCGCCCGCGCCATTGGGATAGACCCGCGCAATCAACGGAACGACAGAGGACAATTCGTCCATATCCTTCCAATCGATCATGATACCGGCCGCCCGGGCGATCGCTGGCAGGTGGATGGCATGGTTGGTCGAACCGCCGGTTGCAAGCAACCCGACAATCGCGTTCACAATCGCCTTTTCATCGACGCATTGGCCAAAGGGGCGATAGTCCGCATTCGGCGCACCATCCTTATCCCAGCCTATTTCGGTGATCCGGTGCGTCGCCGCGCGCGTCAATTCCTGCCGCAGCTTGGTACCTGGATTACAGAAGCTGGAGCCGGGCATGTGAAGGCCCATCATCTCCATCATCATCTGGTTGGAATTGGCTGTTCCATAGAAGGTGCAGGTGCCCGCGCCATGATAAGATGCAGCCTCAGCCTCCAGCAGTTCCTCGCGGCCGACCTTACCCTCGGCATAAAGCTGGCGGATGCGTTGCTTCTCCTTATTGGCAAGGCCCGACGGCATTGGTCCAGCGGGTATCAGGATCATCGGCAAATGGCCAAAGCGCAGCGCGCCGATCAAAAGGCCCGGGACAATCTTGTCACACAGGCCAAGAAGCACCGCGCCTTCGAACATCCCGTGGCTTAGCCCTACGGCAGCGCCCATGGCGATATTGTCGCGGCTGAAAAGCGACAATTCCATCGACGGCTGGCCCTGCGTCACCCCGTCACACATCGCCGGAACACCGCCGGCGACCTGCGCAGTCGCACCGCGTTCGCGGGCGA
This portion of the Sphingobium sp. genome encodes:
- the edd gene encoding phosphogluconate dehydratase, whose protein sequence is MNELNPVVDAVTKRIIERSRQGRTAYLDLIARARDAGVNRPTLSCGNLAHGFAASGDDKPVIRGGHAMNIGIITAYNDMLSAHQPYGRYPEQIKMFARERGATAQVAGGVPAMCDGVTQGQPSMELSLFSRDNIAMGAAVGLSHGMFEGAVLLGLCDKIVPGLLIGALRFGHLPMILIPAGPMPSGLANKEKQRIRQLYAEGKVGREELLEAEAASYHGAGTCTFYGTANSNQMMMEMMGLHMPGSSFCNPGTKLRQELTRAATHRITEIGWDKDGAPNADYRPFGQCVDEKAIVNAIVGLLATGGSTNHAIHLPAIARAAGIMIDWKDMDELSSVVPLIARVYPNGAGDVNYFAAAGGMPFVIRELLDAGLVHDDILTVYGGGLRAGAQEPRMNGDSLVWDPAPEKTGDESILRSVADPFCADGGMRLVTGNLGRGTFKTSAVDESRWTIEAPARVFADQNDVLAAFKAGELDRDVVVVVRFQGPAANGMPELHKLTPPLGVLQDKGYKVALVTDGRMSGASGKVPAAIHISPEAAKGGQLAKLRDGDVVRLCAHQGSLEALVEPAEWAAREDAKQPPFEPGCARELFAVMRHFADEAEKGGSAMLAEAGL